The genome window ATTCATAATTAAATTTTTCTATCGTGTATTTTGAGACACAGATGGAAAATTAGAAAAACAACTAAATTTATGATGATACAAAAAAGATTTCAACGGCCCGTTTCGGCTATTAAACAGCCTTTCGCGCCGGGAAAACAATCCAACGCGGCTTTTAAACAAAACTTGATGCCCACAAAACAACCTGTTCTGCGCTACCCCGGACACGGCACTGCTGCCGTAAGAATAATTCCTTTGGGCGGTCTCGAAGAAGTCGGGCGCAATATGACGGCTTTTGAATATGGCAACGATATAATTATTATTGATATGGGCTTGCAGTTTCCCGAGGAAGATATGCCCGGCATTGATTATATCATTCCGGATATTTCTTACTTCAAAGGAAAAGAAAAGAATATAAGAGGAGTGATCATTACTCATGGCCACTACGACCATATCGGCGCTATCCCCCACTTGATCCGGCCGCTGGGAAACCCGCCTATTTTTGCCACGCCTTTGACGATCGGCATTATCAAGAAAAGGGAAGATGATTATCCGGATCACGTAAAATTGAACCTCCACACCGTTACAAGAAACGATAAGCTGGACTTGGGAAGATTCCATATTGAATTTTTCCATATCAATCACAATATTCCAGACGGGATTGGAATCGCAATATTTACTCCGGTCGGGCTAATTATGTATACCGGAGATTTTAAATTCGACTTTTCGCCGGTTAATGACGCGCCGGCCGATATTGGCAGGATCGCCGAACTGGGAAAGCGCGGCGTTTCGCTCCTAATGAGTGATTCCACTGACGCGGAAACCCCCGGGCATTCGGTCAGCGAGCAAACGATCATGGAAACACTGGGGCGCGTTTTTGAAAAAGCCCAAGGAAGAATTATTGCCGTTACTTTTTCTTCGCTTATCTCAAGGATCCAGCATATTATCACTCTGGCTGAACAGCATGGAAGAAAAGTCGCCTTGGACGGATATTCCCTGAAAACCAATCTCGAAATCGCCAAACAGCTTTCCTATGTCCATGTTAAAAAAGGAACTCTCATTAAAATACAAGATGTAAATAAATATCCCAACGGTCAGGTGGTGGTGATCGGCACAGGCGCGCAGGGAGAAAGCAACGCCATGCTGATGAGAATCGCCAATCACGAGCATCGCAGCGTCAATATACAAAAAGGCGACACGATAATCTTTTCCTCTTCCGTAGTTCCGGGAAACGAAAGAACAGTCCAGGGATTGAAAGATACTCTTTGCCGCCAAGGCGCAAAAATCATCCATTACAAAATGATGGACGTCCACGCCGGCGGACATGCTTACAGGGAAGATCTGAAAATGATGATGAACCTCACTCATCCGAATTTTTTCATCCCGATCCATGGCAATTACTATATGAGAAAAGTTCATAGCGAACTGGCGGAATCAACGGGTATAGACCCGCAAAATATTATCATACCCGATAACGGCAGCGTCGTCGAACTTACTCAAAAAAGCATTCATTTAACGAAAGAAAAGGTCCCAACTGACTATATTATGGTAGACGGTTTGGGAGTGGGAGACGTCGGAGAAATAGTGCTGCGCGACCGCCAAGCCATGGCCAAAGACGGAATATTCACGATTATCATCATCGTGGACAGTAAAACTAAAAAAATCGTAGGAGAGCCGGATATAATCTCCCGAGGATTTATCTATATGAAAGAATCTACCGATCTTCTGAACGAAACAAAAAAGAAGGTCCGAGACATTATTACGATCAAAACCCAGGGCGAAGGATCGATCAATTGGGCTTATGTCAGGAATAACTTGCGCGATATCATCGGAGAGTTTTTATATACCAAAACTCAAAGAAGGCCATTGGTGTTACCAATGATCATCGAAGTGTAATAGAATCAATTAAAAAATATTGCGATATTAGAATATTGAAATATTAAAAACCTAATGCGCTAACAAACAATTTTCTAATATCCAATATCATAATATCTAAATTCCATGTTTTATATCCTCATTCTTATCATTCCCCTACTGATCTATGCGGCATTATCCGCGTCTATCTTGTTTCATTTAAAAAGATACGGGATCGCCGGCGACTTTACAAAAAAAATAATCGCCTTATTTTTTGCCGTTTCCATACTCCTAATCTTATTTACCGCTTGGAGCTTTTTAAATGTTCCTTGGGATAAATTAAAATTAACCGCGATGATTCAAAACGCGCTAAAGAATAGTCCTATTTTTTTTCAACAATAAATATGAGCCTGACAACAATCGTCAACCCTGAAGAAATAAAAAAAATCACATTCCCCGGTCAATATGACGGAGAGGAAATTCTATTGGTCAAGCGCCGGCACTGGATAGTTTTATTGGGCTTTGTCCTTACGATCGCCGTGCTTTTCTTGGTTCCTATCTTTGTTTATTTTTTTCTGCCTTTAGTCGTGGAAATTCCGTATACCGAAATTTTCACAAGGCTATTCATTTTTATCGTCGGTCTTTATTATCTCTGCCTCTCTTTCCTCTTGTTTTATGCTATCATCGATTATTATCTTGATCTTTGGATAATTACCAGCCAAAGAATTATTTCCATAGAACAAAAAGGATTTTTTCGCCGAACCGTAACTGAATTGAGGTACAGTCAAATTCAAGATATTGCCAGCGAGGTTTCCGGTCTGGTTGCCACCTATTTCCAGTTTGGGAATATCAAAATCCAAACCGCCGCCGAAGACCAAGGAATGACACTGAGACAAATCACTCATCCGATAGAAACTCGCCGCATAATCTCCGATACCTATCATAAAGAAATGAAAAATATCGAGGGAGGAAAACCGATATTATAAAAACACTTAAAGGGCTATTGACAGAATTTATCCTTCGTGTATAATATAGTTAATATGAAAAATGATTCTCAAACAAAATCAATTGCCAAAATTTCCTGTCTTTGTTGCGCTACCGCTATCTAGTCGGGCAAGTTTTTGTTTTGAGAAAATAAGTTTTGGATAATACTGATTTTTATCAAACTGTCCGGCGAAAGGCGGTTTTTTTGTTTGTTTCAGAAGTAAGGCTGATAAAATTCTGCTTTGCTTCTGCAACAAAAGGTTGCGGAATCTGTTTATTCGATATATAAAAAATTAACGGAGGAATCAATAAGTGGTACTAATAGCACCTTTAAAAAATAATGAGGAAGAAGTGTATATTTCTCCCTTAGAAGCAACAAAAGAAATCATTAAAAGAAAGAGTTCGGAAAATTTTCCAATAATTATGAAAAAAATAAAATCCGAATTATGGAAAAACATAGAACCACCATTACCATCTCTGAATGGCGATAAACCTAATGCGTATCTTTGGCGAAACATCGCTTCTGCTCGCAAAGAAGATGAGAAATATAAAGATATAGCCATACAAGGTGGATTTAATCCCAAATGGATAGAGTATATCAAAGATACCTTCTCAACGCGAAATCAAGCAAAAATTGATCTTTGCCGACTAACCTTTGCGGAAGGCGAATATAACCTAATAAATAGCCTGTTGGAAATTGAAAATAAAAGCTTTGAAGAAATATCTACTACGCAAGGAGAACCTCTAGTGGAATTTCATCACAGGATCAGAGAAGCAGTTTTTTCCGAAGAAGACGCGAAAGCATATATAGATATCTCGGATTGGATAAAAAACCAAGGAGAAAAAGCGGTAAACAACTACGCTGCATTTCTTGCGTTGTTTGTCTTCAATGGGGTTCTATATGAAGACTTTCACTCTCCCTTTTCCCAAAAAGCGGAGGCGATAAAACAATTAAGAAATTTCAAAGAAAAAGTGTTTTTGCCGGCATGGAGAAAAGTTGTAGAAATTACAGGCAAACAACCTTTAATAATACACCTTCCTTCAAAACCGGAACTATCATGGTATTCGGGAAAAATAAAGGACAAAATAAAATTTTCTCCACGAGAATACTGAAAAAATTGAAACATTAAAAGGATATCAAAATTGATATCCTTATTTTTTTGTAATCCTCGCCTAATCGTGA of bacterium contains these proteins:
- a CDS encoding ribonuclease J, which encodes MMIQKRFQRPVSAIKQPFAPGKQSNAAFKQNLMPTKQPVLRYPGHGTAAVRIIPLGGLEEVGRNMTAFEYGNDIIIIDMGLQFPEEDMPGIDYIIPDISYFKGKEKNIRGVIITHGHYDHIGAIPHLIRPLGNPPIFATPLTIGIIKKREDDYPDHVKLNLHTVTRNDKLDLGRFHIEFFHINHNIPDGIGIAIFTPVGLIMYTGDFKFDFSPVNDAPADIGRIAELGKRGVSLLMSDSTDAETPGHSVSEQTIMETLGRVFEKAQGRIIAVTFSSLISRIQHIITLAEQHGRKVALDGYSLKTNLEIAKQLSYVHVKKGTLIKIQDVNKYPNGQVVVIGTGAQGESNAMLMRIANHEHRSVNIQKGDTIIFSSSVVPGNERTVQGLKDTLCRQGAKIIHYKMMDVHAGGHAYREDLKMMMNLTHPNFFIPIHGNYYMRKVHSELAESTGIDPQNIIIPDNGSVVELTQKSIHLTKEKVPTDYIMVDGLGVGDVGEIVLRDRQAMAKDGIFTIIIIVDSKTKKIVGEPDIISRGFIYMKESTDLLNETKKKVRDIITIKTQGEGSINWAYVRNNLRDIIGEFLYTKTQRRPLVLPMIIEV
- a CDS encoding PH domain-containing protein; this translates as MSLTTIVNPEEIKKITFPGQYDGEEILLVKRRHWIVLLGFVLTIAVLFLVPIFVYFFLPLVVEIPYTEIFTRLFIFIVGLYYLCLSFLLFYAIIDYYLDLWIITSQRIISIEQKGFFRRTVTELRYSQIQDIASEVSGLVATYFQFGNIKIQTAAEDQGMTLRQITHPIETRRIISDTYHKEMKNIEGGKPIL